The proteins below are encoded in one region of Micromonospora sp. DSM 45708:
- a CDS encoding terpene synthase family protein has protein sequence MTAAVLRALRSACPVAPRFSPYADEVQGWLVDRLDRLDLPLDPGARRRLARAGFARYAGRLYPDATEPDLRVLAALFTWFFLVDDACDGPDGLVPAQIRALRDGALALLREGPRTRHPGFTGPLRRLLVQAWREPRRRMPARWRLRFADAVADHLDGVSRETAATSAGRPPGVAEYVRLRRATSAAYVSYPLIEFAAGRPLPDAVYHHPALRRHADLANDLLSWFNDIASLERDRATGGGHNLVLAVAAERGVPVPAAVDLVAAHWRAEMSRFMTLRAAVPSFGPALDEAVAIHLDGVAAAVRGTVDWTLESTRYPVAATP, from the coding sequence ATGACGGCGGCGGTGCTGCGGGCGCTGCGCTCCGCCTGCCCTGTCGCGCCCCGGTTCTCCCCGTACGCCGACGAGGTGCAGGGCTGGCTGGTCGACCGCCTCGACCGACTCGACCTGCCGCTCGATCCGGGCGCCCGCCGACGGCTGGCCCGCGCTGGCTTCGCCCGGTACGCCGGCCGGCTCTACCCGGACGCCACCGAGCCCGACCTGCGGGTGCTGGCCGCGCTGTTCACCTGGTTCTTCCTGGTCGACGACGCCTGCGACGGACCGGACGGGCTGGTCCCGGCGCAGATCCGCGCGCTGCGCGACGGCGCGCTCGCGCTGCTCCGCGAGGGGCCCCGGACCCGTCACCCCGGGTTCACCGGTCCGCTGCGCCGGCTGCTCGTGCAGGCCTGGCGGGAGCCGCGTCGCCGGATGCCGGCACGCTGGCGGCTGCGCTTCGCCGACGCCGTGGCCGACCACCTCGACGGCGTCTCACGGGAGACCGCCGCCACGTCGGCCGGCCGCCCGCCCGGCGTCGCGGAGTACGTGCGGTTGCGCCGGGCCACCTCGGCGGCGTACGTGTCGTACCCGCTGATCGAGTTCGCCGCCGGCCGCCCGCTGCCCGACGCGGTCTACCACCATCCGGCGCTGCGCCGCCACGCGGACCTCGCCAACGACCTGCTCTCCTGGTTCAACGACATCGCCTCGCTGGAGCGGGACCGGGCCACCGGCGGGGGGCACAACCTGGTGCTCGCGGTGGCCGCCGAACGGGGCGTGCCGGTGCCGGCCGCGGTCGACCTGGTGGCCGCGCACTGGCGCGCCGAGATGAGCCGCTTCATGACGCTGCGCGCGGCGGTGCCGTCGTTCGGCCCGGCGCTGGACGAGGCCGTCGCCATCCATCTCGACGGGGTGGCCGCCGCCGTGCGCGGCACCGTCGACTGGACGCTGGAGAGCACCCGCTACCCGGTCGCGGCGACGCCCTGA
- the mqnP gene encoding menaquinone biosynthesis prenyltransferase MqnP — translation MTVVAERPGRVTSFLKLVAIEHSVFALPFAYLSALTAMQVDGGRVRWLDLLLITVAMVGARTFAMAANRILDRRIDARNPRTANRELVTGAVSVRTAWTGAAVALVVFLAAAALLNPLCLMLAPLAVVPLVVYPYGKRFTNWPHAILAVAQAVGPVGAWLAVTGTLHGSGPAWLLGAAVGLWIGGFDLIYACQDSEIDREIGVHSVPARYGRRFALHASTAAHVVTFALFIWFGALVGFGWLWWIGLALTAVAFAYQHLVVSPTDLSKVNRAFFTANGFVGIALFVLALLDLVVRLGLRP, via the coding sequence ATGACCGTGGTGGCGGAGCGGCCCGGCCGGGTCACGTCCTTCCTCAAGCTCGTCGCGATCGAGCACTCCGTGTTCGCGTTGCCGTTCGCGTACCTGTCGGCGCTGACCGCGATGCAGGTCGACGGCGGGCGGGTCCGCTGGCTCGACCTGCTGCTGATCACGGTGGCGATGGTCGGCGCGCGGACGTTCGCGATGGCCGCCAACCGGATCCTGGACCGGCGGATCGACGCCCGGAACCCGCGTACCGCGAACCGGGAACTGGTCACCGGGGCGGTGAGCGTGCGGACGGCCTGGACCGGCGCGGCCGTCGCGCTGGTGGTCTTCCTGGCCGCCGCCGCGCTGCTCAACCCGCTCTGCCTGATGCTCGCGCCGCTGGCCGTGGTGCCGCTGGTGGTCTACCCGTACGGCAAGCGCTTCACCAACTGGCCGCACGCCATCCTCGCGGTGGCCCAGGCGGTCGGCCCGGTCGGCGCGTGGCTCGCGGTCACCGGCACGCTCCACGGCTCCGGCCCGGCCTGGCTGCTCGGCGCCGCCGTCGGGCTCTGGATCGGCGGCTTCGACCTGATCTACGCCTGCCAGGACTCGGAGATCGACCGGGAGATCGGGGTGCACAGCGTCCCCGCCCGGTACGGCCGGCGCTTCGCGCTGCACGCCTCCACCGCCGCACACGTGGTGACGTTCGCGCTGTTCATCTGGTTCGGCGCGCTGGTCGGCTTCGGCTGGCTGTGGTGGATCGGGCTGGCGCTCACCGCGGTCGCCTTCGCCTACCAGCACCTGGTGGTCAGCCCCACCGACCTGAGCAAGGTCAACCGGGCGTTCTTCACCGCCAACGGGTTCGTCGGGATCGCGTTGTTCGTGCTCGCGCTGCTCGACCTGGTGGTCCGGCTCGGCCTGCGGCCGTGA